The genomic segment GACGGGCGTTGTCCCGACCGAACCAGGAGGCACCACCATGGCCGTACCTGAGACCGCCGGCCGCAGCGCCGGGCAGACGCCTGTCCGTCCGGGACGGAACACCGCCACGGCCCCGGCCGCCATGCTCGGACCGGCCCTGCGGTCGGTGCGGGCTGTGGTGTTCGACACCGACGGGGTGATCACCGATTCGGCCCGGGTGCACGCCGCCGCATGGCGGACCGCCTTCGATGCCTGCCTGCGGGCAGCGGGACACGACCACCCGTTCGACCCGGTGGAGGACTATCGGCGCTATGTCGACGGCAGGAACCGGCTCGACGGCGCGGCCGCCTTCCTCGCCTCGCGCGACCTGCGGCTTCCCCTGGGCGACCCCGACGACCCGCCCGGAACGGGCACCGTGCAGGCGGTCGCCGCCCGCAAGGAGCAGCTGTTCACGCGGCAGTTGCGTGCGGGGGGCATCGCCGCCTGGCCGGGCACCGTACGGGTGCTGCACGCGCTGCACGCCGCCGGCGTCCCGTGCGCCGCGGTCTCCGCTTCCCGCCACGCGCCCGAACTCCTCGCGGGCGCGGGCGTACGGGAGTTGTTCCGGACCGTGGTGGACGGCAAGGAGGCGGCCCGGTTGAAACTGGCGGGAAAACCCGACCCGGCACTGTTCCTGGAAGCCGCCCGGCGGCTGGGCGTACCGGCATCGGAAGCGGCGGTGATCGAGGACGCGCTGGCCGGTGTGGAAGCGGGCCGCCGCGGCGGCTTCGGCCTGGTGGTCGGCGTCGACCGCACCGCAGGACCGACCAGCGCCACCGACCTGCGCGAGCACGGCGCGAGCATCGTCGTCCGCGACCTGGCCGAACTGCTGACCGGCGGGGAGAACTGACGATGTCCGACTGGACTTGGAGTTACGAGGGATACGACCCGGCGCAGGAGCGGCTGCGCGAATCGCTGTGCACCCTCGGCAACGGCTACTTCGCCACCCGTGGCGCCGCACCCGAGGCGACAGCGGGCACCGCGCACTATCCGGGTACCTACGCGGCCGGCTGCTACAACCGGCTGACGTCGACCGTAGCGGGACGGACGGTCGAGAACGAGGACATCGTCAACCTGCCGAACTGGTTGCCGCTGCGCTTCCGCGCCCGCGACGCGACCTCCGACACGGATTCCGACACGGATCCCGACAGCGATACCGCGCCCGGCCCCT from the Streptomyces sp. RKAG293 genome contains:
- a CDS encoding HAD-IA family hydrolase, with the translated sequence MLGPALRSVRAVVFDTDGVITDSARVHAAAWRTAFDACLRAAGHDHPFDPVEDYRRYVDGRNRLDGAAAFLASRDLRLPLGDPDDPPGTGTVQAVAARKEQLFTRQLRAGGIAAWPGTVRVLHALHAAGVPCAAVSASRHAPELLAGAGVRELFRTVVDGKEAARLKLAGKPDPALFLEAARRLGVPASEAAVIEDALAGVEAGRRGGFGLVVGVDRTAGPTSATDLREHGASIVVRDLAELLTGGEN